One stretch of Glycine soja cultivar W05 chromosome 7, ASM419377v2, whole genome shotgun sequence DNA includes these proteins:
- the LOC114418704 gene encoding dihydropyrimidine dehydrogenase (NADP(+)), chloroplastic-like, whose product MASLSMIQIRTGNCASGFGLNCAGKVKVGPSRVGFKVFASETQATEPDLSVTVNGLRMPNPFVIGSGPPGTNYTVMKRAFDEGWGAVIAKTVSLDAAKVINVTPRYARLRAGANGSAKGEIIGWENIELISDRPLETMLKEFKQLKEEYPDRILIASIMEEYNKAAWEELIDRVEQTGVDAFEINFSCPHGMPERKMGAAVGQDCALLEEVCGWINAKATIPVWAKMTPNITDISQPARIALSSGCEGVSAINTIMSVMGINLNTLRPEPCVEGYSTPGGYSARAVHPIALGKVMSIAKMMKSEFDSENYTLSAIGGVETGGDAAEFILLGANTVQVCTGVMMHGYGLVKKLCLELQDFMKKHNFTSIEDFRGVSLEYFTTHTDLVRRQKEAVQKRKAIKKGLQSDKDWTGDGFVQETESMVSN is encoded by the exons ATGGCATCTTTGAGCATGATCCAGATCAGAACTGGGAATTGTGCATCTGGGTTTGGTTTGAATTGTGCTGGGAAGGTTAAGGTTGGTCCCAGCAGAGTTGGGTTTAAGGTGTTTGCTTCAGAGACTCAGGCTACAGAGCCTGATCTTAGTGTAACTGTTAATGGGTTGCGCATGCCTAACCCCTTTGTTATTGGGTCAGGTCCACCAGGGACCAATTACACAGTCATGAAGAGGGCCTTTGATGAAGGTTGGGGTGCTGTGATTGCAAAAACT GTATCACTTGATGCGGCAAAAGTTATAAATGTAACTCCTCGATATGCCCGGCTACGGGCAGGTGCAAATGGATCTGCAAAAGGAGAAATTATTGGATGGGAGAACATAGAACTTATCAGTGATAGGCCACTTGAAACTATGTTGAAAGAATTCAAGCAATTAAAAGAAGAGTATCCAGACAGAATTCTCATTGCTTCTATCATGGAGGAGTACAATAAGGCTGCATGGGAGGAGCTTATCGATAGAGTTGAGCAAACTGGAGTT GATGcatttgaaataaatttctcATGTCCTCACGGTATGCCAGAACGCAAAATGGGTGCTGCTGTTGGGCAAGATTGTGCTCTTCTGGAAGAGGTTTGTGGATGGATAAACGCTAAAGCCACAATTCCTGTTTGGGCTAAGATGACTCCCAACATAACTGATATTTCACAG CCAGCAAGGATTGCTCTAAGTTCAGGATGTGAGGGAGTATCTGCCATAAATACAATCATGAGCGTCATGGGAATCAACCTCAATACATTACGTCCCGAGCCTTGCGTTGAGGG GTACTCAACTCCTGGGGGTTATTCTGCAAGGGCAGTCCATCCCATAGCACTTGGGAAGGTGATGAGCATTGCAAAGATGATGAAGTCAGAGTTTGATAGTGAGAACTATACACTTTCTGCCATTGGTGGTGTTGAGACAGGCGGTGATGCTGCTGAGTTTATCCTTCTCGGGGCAAACACTGTTCAG gtGTGCACTGGGGTTATGATGCATGGCTATGGACTTGTGAAGAAACTATGTCTTGAGCTTCAAGACTTCATGAAAAAGCACAATTTCACATCCATAGAAGATTTCAGAGG GGTTTCTCTTGAGTATTTTACTACTCACACTGACTTGGTAAGAAGGCAGAAGGAAGCAGTTCAGAAGAGGAAAGCCATAAAGAAAGGGTTGCAATCTGACAAAGACTGGACAGGAGATGGTTTTGTGCAAGAAACTGAAAGCATGGTTTCAAACTGA
- the LOC114418705 gene encoding mitogen-activated protein kinase kinase 9-like, with amino-acid sequence MALVRHRRHPNLRLPLPEPSERRLRFPLPLPPTTTAKPASGDAIAAADLEKLAILGHGNGGTVYKVRHKATSATYALKIIHSDTDATRRRRALSETSILRRVTDCPHVVRFHSSFEKPSGDVAILMEYMDGGTLETALAASGTFSEERLAKVARDVLEGLAYLHARNIAHRDIKPANILVNSEGDVKIADFGVSKLMCRSLEACNSYVGTCAYMSPDRFDPEAYGGNYNGFAADIWSLGLTLFELYVGHFPFLQAGQRPDWATLMCAICFGDPPSLPETASPEFRDFVECCLKKESGERWTTAQLLTHPFVCNDPDTC; translated from the coding sequence ATGGCCCTCGTCCGCCACCGCCGCCACCCCAACCTCCGTCTCCCCCTCCCGGAGCCCTCCGAGCGCCGCCTCCGCTTCCCCCTCCCCCTCCCTCCCACCACCACCGCCAAACCAGCCTCCGGCGACGCCATTGCCGCCGCCGACCTCGAGAAGCTCGCCATCCTTGGCCACGGAAACGGCGGCACCGTCTACAAAGTCCGCCACAAGGCCACCTCCGCCACCTACGCGCTCAAGATCATCCACTCCGACACCGACGCCACCAGGCGCCGCCGCGCCCTCTCGGAAACCTCCATCCTCCGCCGCGTTACCGACTGCCCCCACGTTGTCCGCTTCCACAGCTCCTTCGAAAAGCCCTCCGGTGACGTGGCGATCCTCATGGAGTACATGGACGGCGGCACCCTCGAGACCGCCCTCGCCGCCAGCGGCACGTTCTCGGAAGAGCGACTCGCCAAGGTGGCGCGTGACGTCCTCGAGGGGCTCGCGTACCTCCACGCGCGCAACATCGCTCACCGCGACATAAAGCCCGCGAACATCCTAGTAAACTCCGAAGGGGATGTTAAGATTGCAGACTTCGGAGTCAGCAAACTCATGTGCCGCTCGCTCGAAGCGTGTAACTCTTATGTCGGCACGTGCGCGTACATGAGTCCCGACCGGTTCGACCCGGAAGCGTATGGCGGGAACTATAACGGTTTTGCTGCGGATATTTGGAGTTTGGGTTTGACCCTATTTGAACTCTATGTGGGTCACTTCCCATTTCTTCAAGCGGGTCAGAGACCCGACTGGGCTACCCTTATGTGTGCAATTTGCTTCGGCGACCCGCCGAGCCTCCCCGAGACCGCGTCACCGGAGTTTCGCGATTTCGTGGAGTGCTGCCTCAAGAAGGAGTCCGGGGAAAGGTGGACGACGGCTCAGCTCTTGACCCACCCGTTTGTGTGCAATGACCCGGATACATGTTAA
- the LOC114420343 gene encoding uncharacterized protein LOC114420343 has translation MLMTLGGRNKLRFVDGTIPPLDPKDPLHHVWLRNNNIVASWLMNSISKEVAASVTYSSNATTIWKDLEDRFQQNNGPRILQLKHDLSNCLQGSLSILQYYSKMKSIWKELSEYKHVHHCHYGGVQSLLDHFHFEYVLKFLLGLNESYSQIHG, from the coding sequence ATGCTCATGACTCTTGGTGGAAGAAACAAACTCAGATTTGTTGATGGAACAATTCCTCCACTTGATCCTAAAGATCCTTTGCATCATGTGTGGCTCCGTAACAACAACATTGTTGCATCATGGCTCATGAATTCCATTTCAAAAGAAGTTGCTGCAAGTGTCACCTATTCCTCAAATGCAACAACAATATGGAAGGATCTTGAGGATCGCTTCCAGCAAAACAATGGACCTCGCATCCTTCAACTAAAACATGATTTGTCAAATTGCTTGCAAGGTTCCCTCTCTATTTTGCAGTATTACTCAAAGATGAAATCGATCTGGAAAGAACTCAGTGAGTACAAGCATGTACATCATTGTCACTATGGTGGTGTTCAATCACTCTTAGATCACTTTCATTTTGAGTATGTCCTGAAATTTTTGCTAGGCCTCAATGAAAGTTACAGTCAGATTCATGGCTAG